In one Lolium rigidum isolate FL_2022 chromosome 3, APGP_CSIRO_Lrig_0.1, whole genome shotgun sequence genomic region, the following are encoded:
- the LOC124701975 gene encoding beta-galactosidase 6-like, with the protein MAAVGAQLAAAALLLAAALCLLLAGPSAATNVTYDHRAIVIDGVRRVLVSGSIHYPRSTPDMWPGLMQKAKDGGLDIVETYVFWDVHEPVRGQYDFEGRNDLVRFIKAAADAGLYVHLRIGPYVCAEWNYGGFPLWLHFIPGIKFRTDNEPFKTEMQRFTEKVVATMKGAGLYASQGGPIILSQIENEYGNVAVNYGAAAKPYIRWAAGMAVALDTGVPWVMCQQTDAPDPIIDTCNGFYCDAYKPNSNSKPTLWTENWSGWFLSFGGGVPYRPTEDLAFAVARFYQRGGTMQNYYMYHGGTNFGRSSGGPFIATSYDYDAPIDEYGLVRQPKWGHLRDVHKAIKMCEPALIATDPSYMSLGQNAEAHVYKTGSVCAAFLANIDDQSDKTVTFNGKAYKLPAWSVSILPDCKNVVLNTAQINSQVTSTQMINMASSTQASDDSSIEAELASSGWSYAIEPVGITKENVVTKPGLMDQINTTADASDFLWYSTSVIVNGGEPYLNGSQSNLLVNSLGHVVQVYINGKLAGSGKGSASSSLISLTTPVTLVPGKNKIDLLSTTVGLTNYGAFFDLVGAGITGPVKLSGPKGALDLSSTDWTYQIGLKGEDLHLYNPSEASPEWASDNAYPTNQPLIWYKTKFTAPAGDDPVAIDFTGMGKGEAWVNGQSIGRYWPTNLAPQSGCVNSCNYRGPYTSSKCLKKCGQPSQTLYHVPRSFLQPGSNDLVLFEQFGGDPSKISFTTKQTASVCAHVSEDHPDQIDSWISPQQKLQRSGPALRLECPKAGQVISSIKFASFGTPSGTCGNYNHGECSSSQALAVAREACVGVSSCSVPVSAKYFGDPCTGVTKSLAVEAACS; encoded by the exons ATGGCGGCAGTCGGCGCGCAGCTGGCTGCGGCGGCCTTGCTCCTCGCCGCGGCGCTCTGCCTGTTGCTGGCGGGGCCGTCGGCGGCGACCAACGTGACGTACGACCACCGCGCGATCGTCATCGACGGCGTGCGCCGCGTGCTCGTCTCCGGCTCCATCCACTACCCGCGGAGCACCCCCGAC ATGTGGCCGGGGCTGATGCAGAAGGCCAAGGACGGCGGCCTGGACATCGTCGAGACCTACGTCTTCTGGGACGTCCACGAGCCCGTCCGGGGACAG TACGACTTCGAGGGCAGGAATGACCTGGTGAGGTTCATcaaggccgccgccgacgccggccTCTACGTGCACCTCAGGATCGGCCCCTACGTCTGCGCCGAGTGGAACTACGG AGGCTTCCCGCTATGGCTGCACTTCATCCCGGGGATCAAGTTCCGCACCGACAACGAGCCTTTCAAG ACGGAGATGCAGCGGTTCACGGAGAAGGTGGTGGCCACAATGAAGGGGGCGGGGCTGTACGCGTCGCAGGGCGGGCCGATCATCCTGTCACAGATCGAGAACGAGTACGGAAACGTCGCCGTCAACTACGGCGCAGCAGCGAAGCCCTACATCCGGTGGGCGGCCGGGATGGCCGTCGCGCTCGACACCGGCGTGCCGTGGGTCATGTGCCAGCAGACCGACGCGCCGGACCCAATC ATCGACACATGCAACGGGTTCTACTGCGACGCGTACAAGCCCAACTCCAACAGCAAGCCCACGCTGTGGACCGAGAACTGGAGCGGATGGTTCCTCTCCTTCGGCGGCGGCGTGCCGTACCGCCCCACCGAGGACCTCGCCTTCGCCGTCGCGAGATTCTACCAGCGCGGCGGCACAATGCAGAACTACTACATG taccacggagggaccaacttCGGCCGGAGCTCCGGAGGGCCATTCATCGCCACGAGCTACGACTATGACGCTCCGATCGACGAgtacg GTCTAGTAAGACAGCCGAAGTGGGGTCACCTCAGGGATGTGCACAAGGCAATAAAGATGTGTGAACCTGCACTCATAGCAACTGATCCATCATACATGTCCCTTGGTCAAAATGCTGAG GCGCATGTATACAAGACTGGTTCGGTATGTGCGGCATTCCTCGCCAATATCGACGACCAATCTGACAAAACTGTCACCTTCAACGGCAAGGCATATAAACTCCCTGCGTGGTCTGTCAGCATCCTTCCTGACTGCAAGAATGTGGTGCTTAACACTGCTCAG ATCAATTCTCAAGTGACATCTACACAAATGATAAACATGGCTTCCAGCACTCAAGCGTCTGACGATTCGTCAATCGAAGCGGAACTCGCTTCGTCTGGCTGGAGCTACGCCATAGAACCCGTTGGTATCACAAAGGAAAATGTCGTGACAAAACCTGGACTGATGGACCAGATAAATACCACGGCAGATGCCAGCGACTTCCTGTGGTACTCAACAAG CGTCATCGTTAATGGTGGTGAGCCCTATCTGAATGGTAGTCAGTCCAATCTTCTTGTCAACTCACTTGGGCATGTTGTTCAGGTCTACATCAATGGCAAATTGGCAG GCAGCGGCAAGGGTAGTGCTAGCAGCTCCTTGATCTCATTGACAACACCAGTTACACTTGTACCTGGGAAAAATAAAATAGATCTTCTCAGCACAACAGTTGGCCTCACG AACTATGGTGCATTCTTTGACCTGGTTGGTGCTGGAATTACTGGTCCAGTAAAGCTGAGTGGACCAAAAGGTGCGCTGGATCTATCTTCTACAGATTGGACATACCAG ATTGGACTCAAAGGGGAGGACTTGCATCTGTATAATCCTTCAGAGGCCTCTCCAGAATGGGCTTCCGATAACGCTTACCCAACTAATCAACCATTGATCTGGTACAAG ACCAAATTTACAGCTCCTGCAGGCGATGATCCTGTTGCCATAGACTTCACGGGAATGGGAAAAGGTGAGGCTTGGGTGAACGGGCAGAGCATTGGTCGCTACTGGCCAACAAATCTCGCGCCGCAAAGCGGCTGCGTCAATTCATGCAACTACAGAGGACCTTATACTTCAAGCAAATGCTTGAAGAAATGTGGGCAACCATCACAAACTTT GTATCATGTACCCCGCTCGTTTCTCCAACCAGGCAGCAATGATCTAGTCCTTTTCGAGCAGTTTGGTGGTGACCCAAGCAAGATATCCTTCACGACTAAGCAGACAGCAAGCGTATGTGCACACGTGTCCGAGGATCATCCTGACCAAATCGATAGCTGGATCTCTCCCCAGCAGAAGCTGCAGAGGTCTGGGCCAGCACTTCGTCTGGAGTGCCCCAAAGCAGGCCAGGTCATCAGCAGTATCAAGTTCGCAAGCTTCGGGACACCAAGTGGCACCTGTGGGAATTACAACCATGGTGAATGCAGCAGCTCTCAAGCTCTAGCGGTTGCTCGGGAG GCATGCGTTGGGGTGAGCAGTTGCAGTGTGCCAGTGTCAGCTAAATACTTTGGAGATCCATGTACAGGAGTCACAAAAAGCCTTGCGGTCGAAGCTGCATGCTCTTGA